A portion of the Blastochloris tepida genome contains these proteins:
- a CDS encoding cadherin domain-containing protein: MAVVVGNITLDGLLGEWTATDRIDGTAPVDGYETYGRTSGDSYVFAIKAPAGTTIGANTTMWLNTDQNSSTGYKIWGWANGVEYKVEFETSGLKLYAVAPTADANGNPVVTLVRSLDYALSADGTTIEFAVPKTAIGSPAGLSALIDINNDAFLPGVYNTAYTVTDTSGLPARTDFTKKVAIVYSDTTAAHYFGLTDVNLAETAYTQLFMAAQNQAAMAGVPFDVLTEADLKDLSKLVNYDAIVFPSFEFVKAADVAAIESNLTLLAKNYNTSFITAGNFMTNSETGAALADSYARMKALFDVQLKASGWSGSSGVTVNSVGSGFDGVGGYTAGETINAYSNSAGVGWLAFDDFTAGTTPLTVIATQTVSGTGGGTYNAVVASSINGDRNVLFSTTSVMGDNNQLSQAISYAVNGATGPTVGLQMSRQSSIVASRTDMDQSQYIDEVHPDDGSAGIYDKMLPILQSWKTAYNFVGSYYINIGDNQSAGEWTNPAYSLPYYQQLLALGNEIGSHSYTHLVNLNPAENTNILTTGTGPGTFDYEFRASRDYIANLLGLDKFSIGAAVPGAGETRATAEQIIQYYDYLTGGYSSYGAGYPGAFGYLSAQDASAGKVYLAPNMKFDFTLIGWEKIGAAAALAEWKKEFDALSKHAELPVILWPWHDYGVTATESGGYTTQMFTDFIAYAYGNGAEFVTLADLADRIKNFEQSSINYSVSGSTVTATVTSADAGKFALDLDNLGTQVIKSVTGWYAYDSDSVFTPKLNGAAATYTITLGAAADDVTHITALPMRAELLSVSGDGTNLSFSLIGEGQMVIDLGNSAGRTVSVSGARIVSQVGDILTLDVGANGQHDVTVTQSAPGVNVAPVITSAAAVSFAENGTGAVLAVTATDAVTQTLTYAISGDDAALFTIDAATGILRFNAAPDFETPQDADHNNVYGVTVSVSDNATPALSATQALSISVTDVAGTTYTGTSSANTFNGTPESDTISGNGGNDTLYGNAGDDTINGGAGSDKMYGGLGNDTYTVDSTGDLVSEVGGGGTDTVKSSVTLSLSDATRVQGDVENLTLTGSNTINGTGNALANVITGNSAANVLTGLDGADTLNGGGGRDRLIGGAGNDTLTGGGGVDAFVFQVPAEGVDTITDFVSRTDYFEISASGFGGGLAAGTSVTLKTVADVAAASNTGTKGYFIYDNSGANAGTVYWDPTGGSGSDAIAFAKIAAGSALVPADFHVV; encoded by the coding sequence ATGGCAGTCGTGGTCGGCAACATCACGCTCGATGGACTCCTGGGCGAGTGGACGGCGACCGATCGGATCGACGGCACCGCACCGGTGGACGGCTACGAGACCTATGGCAGGACGAGCGGCGACAGCTATGTGTTCGCGATCAAGGCGCCAGCCGGCACCACGATCGGCGCCAACACCACGATGTGGCTCAACACCGACCAGAACAGCAGCACCGGCTACAAGATCTGGGGCTGGGCCAATGGCGTCGAATACAAGGTGGAATTTGAGACGAGTGGGCTGAAGCTCTATGCGGTCGCCCCCACCGCCGACGCTAACGGCAACCCCGTTGTCACCCTCGTCCGGAGCCTGGACTACGCGCTGAGCGCGGACGGCACCACCATCGAATTCGCAGTTCCCAAGACGGCGATCGGCAGCCCCGCCGGTCTCAGTGCGCTGATCGACATCAACAACGACGCCTTCTTGCCGGGTGTCTACAACACGGCCTACACCGTCACCGACACCAGCGGTCTGCCGGCGCGTACCGATTTCACCAAGAAGGTGGCCATCGTCTATTCCGACACGACCGCCGCTCATTATTTTGGGCTGACCGACGTCAACCTCGCCGAGACCGCCTACACCCAGCTCTTCATGGCGGCGCAGAACCAGGCGGCGATGGCCGGCGTGCCGTTCGACGTGCTCACCGAGGCCGACCTCAAGGATCTCTCGAAGCTGGTCAATTACGACGCGATCGTGTTTCCGTCGTTCGAGTTCGTCAAGGCGGCCGACGTCGCGGCGATCGAGAGCAACCTGACCCTGCTGGCGAAGAACTACAATACGAGCTTCATCACCGCCGGCAACTTCATGACCAACAGCGAGACCGGTGCGGCGCTGGCGGACTCCTATGCGCGGATGAAGGCGCTGTTCGATGTCCAGCTCAAGGCGTCCGGCTGGAGCGGCTCGAGCGGCGTCACCGTCAATTCGGTGGGCAGCGGATTTGACGGCGTCGGCGGCTACACCGCCGGCGAGACGATCAACGCCTATTCGAACAGTGCCGGCGTCGGCTGGCTTGCCTTCGATGACTTCACCGCCGGCACCACGCCGCTCACGGTGATCGCCACCCAGACGGTGAGCGGTACGGGCGGCGGCACCTACAATGCCGTTGTCGCCAGCAGCATCAATGGCGACCGCAACGTCCTGTTCTCGACGACCTCGGTGATGGGCGACAACAATCAACTGTCGCAGGCCATCTCGTACGCCGTCAACGGCGCGACCGGACCGACGGTCGGCCTGCAGATGAGCCGACAGAGCTCGATCGTGGCCTCGCGCACCGACATGGACCAGTCGCAATACATCGACGAGGTTCATCCCGATGACGGCAGCGCCGGCATCTATGACAAGATGCTGCCGATCCTCCAGTCGTGGAAGACGGCGTACAATTTCGTCGGCTCCTATTACATCAATATCGGCGACAATCAGTCGGCGGGCGAGTGGACCAACCCCGCCTACTCGCTGCCCTACTACCAGCAGCTTCTCGCGCTCGGCAACGAGATCGGCAGCCACTCCTACACCCATCTCGTCAACCTGAACCCGGCCGAGAACACCAACATCCTGACGACGGGCACCGGCCCCGGGACGTTCGACTACGAGTTCCGCGCCTCGCGCGACTACATCGCGAACCTGTTGGGGCTGGACAAGTTCAGCATTGGCGCGGCGGTTCCCGGCGCGGGCGAAACGCGGGCGACGGCCGAGCAGATCATCCAGTACTACGATTACCTCACGGGCGGCTATTCGAGCTACGGCGCGGGCTATCCCGGCGCGTTCGGCTATCTCTCCGCCCAGGACGCCAGTGCCGGCAAGGTCTATCTCGCGCCCAACATGAAGTTCGACTTCACGCTGATCGGGTGGGAGAAGATCGGCGCGGCGGCAGCGCTGGCCGAGTGGAAGAAGGAGTTCGACGCGCTGTCGAAGCACGCCGAACTGCCGGTCATTCTCTGGCCCTGGCACGATTATGGAGTGACGGCGACGGAGTCGGGCGGCTACACGACGCAGATGTTCACGGACTTCATTGCCTATGCCTACGGCAACGGGGCAGAGTTCGTGACGCTCGCCGACCTCGCCGACCGCATCAAGAATTTCGAGCAGTCGTCCATCAATTATTCGGTCTCGGGCAGCACCGTCACCGCGACGGTGACGTCGGCGGATGCCGGCAAGTTTGCGCTCGATCTCGACAATCTCGGCACGCAGGTGATCAAGAGCGTCACCGGCTGGTACGCGTACGACAGCGACAGCGTGTTCACGCCGAAGCTGAACGGTGCTGCGGCAACCTACACCATCACCTTGGGCGCTGCGGCCGATGACGTCACCCACATCACGGCGTTGCCGATGCGCGCCGAACTGCTCTCGGTGTCGGGCGACGGCACCAACCTGTCATTTTCGCTGATCGGCGAAGGCCAGATGGTCATCGATCTCGGCAATTCGGCCGGCCGGACGGTCTCGGTGTCGGGGGCCAGGATCGTCAGCCAGGTCGGCGACATCCTGACGCTGGATGTTGGCGCCAACGGGCAGCACGACGTCACGGTCACCCAATCGGCGCCGGGGGTCAATGTCGCTCCGGTCATCACATCTGCTGCCGCCGTCTCGTTTGCCGAGAACGGAACGGGCGCCGTGCTCGCCGTCACCGCCACCGATGCCGTCACCCAGACGTTGACCTATGCGATCTCGGGCGACGACGCCGCGCTGTTCACCATCGATGCAGCGACCGGCATTCTCCGGTTCAACGCGGCGCCCGACTTCGAGACCCCGCAGGACGCGGACCACAACAACGTCTATGGCGTCACGGTCTCGGTCTCGGACAACGCCACGCCGGCGCTGAGCGCCACGCAGGCGCTGTCGATCTCCGTCACCGATGTCGCGGGCACCACCTACACCGGGACGTCCAGCGCCAACACCTTCAACGGTACGCCGGAAAGCGACACCATCAGCGGCAATGGTGGCAACGATACGCTCTATGGCAACGCCGGTGACGATACGATCAATGGTGGGGCCGGCAGCGACAAGATGTATGGCGGCCTTGGCAATGACACCTACACCGTCGACAGCACCGGCGATCTGGTGAGCGAGGTCGGCGGCGGCGGAACCGACACCGTGAAATCGTCGGTGACGCTCAGCCTGTCGGACGCCACCCGCGTCCAGGGTGACGTCGAGAACCTGACGCTCACCGGTTCGAACACCATCAACGGCACGGGCAATGCGCTGGCCAATGTGATCACCGGCAACAGTGCCGCCAATGTGCTGACCGGTCTCGATGGTGCGGACACGCTGAATGGCGGCGGCGGCCGCGACAGGCTGATCGGCGGCGCCGGAAACGACACTCTCACCGGTGGCGGGGGCGTCGACGCCTTCGTGTTCCAGGTGCCAGCCGAGGGTGTCGATACGATCACCGACTTCGTGTCGCGGACCGACTATTTCGAGATTTCGGCCTCGGGTTTCGGTGGCGGGCTGGCGGCCGGGACATCGGTGACCCTGAAGACGGTGGCCGACGTGGCCGCAGCCTCCAACACCGGCACCAAGGGTTACTTCATCTACGACAATTCCGGTGCGAATGCCGGAACGGTCTATTGGGATCCGACCGGCGGCTCGGGCAGCGATGCCATCGCCTTCGCCAAGATCGCCGCCGGCAGCGCCCTGGTTCCCGCGGACTTCCACGTCGTGTGA
- a CDS encoding DUF4198 domain-containing protein — protein sequence MMKSTVLAAGMLFAAASAAQAHFQLAYTPEVNLEKPAAVPMKFIFWHPLENGHVMDMGDPEALVLVFKGEKTDLKPKLKPITFRGADNEAKAFETVLDIKRNGDYIVALTPKPYFEKSEGSYIQQITKSFINKGGIPDGWDKPVGLPTEIVPLVKPTNVLAGSTFSGVVLSEGKPVADAEIEVEYMAAPPDMKTNKPGKVTAKAPEGGAIVVKTDANGVFSFGVPRAGFWGFAALGTGPAKEFEGKELSQDAVIWVRAFDFK from the coding sequence ATGATGAAGTCCACCGTTCTCGCAGCCGGCATGCTGTTCGCGGCCGCTTCGGCCGCCCAGGCTCATTTCCAGCTCGCCTACACGCCGGAAGTGAACCTGGAGAAGCCGGCCGCCGTGCCGATGAAGTTCATCTTCTGGCATCCCTTGGAGAACGGCCACGTCATGGACATGGGCGATCCCGAGGCGCTGGTGCTGGTGTTCAAGGGTGAGAAGACCGACCTGAAGCCGAAGCTGAAGCCGATCACCTTCCGCGGCGCCGACAACGAGGCCAAGGCGTTCGAGACCGTCCTCGATATCAAGCGCAACGGCGACTACATCGTCGCGCTGACGCCCAAGCCCTACTTCGAGAAGAGCGAAGGCTCCTACATCCAGCAGATCACCAAGTCGTTCATCAACAAGGGCGGCATTCCCGACGGCTGGGACAAGCCGGTCGGCCTGCCGACCGAGATCGTGCCGCTGGTGAAGCCCACCAATGTGCTGGCCGGTTCGACCTTCTCCGGTGTCGTGCTGTCGGAAGGCAAGCCGGTGGCCGACGCCGAGATCGAGGTCGAGTACATGGCCGCGCCGCCGGACATGAAGACCAACAAGCCGGGCAAGGTGACCGCCAAGGCGCCGGAAGGCGGCGCCATCGTGGTGAAGACCGACGCCAATGGCGTGTTCTCCTTCGGCGTGCCGCGCGCCGGCTTCTGGGGCTTCGCCGCGCTCGGCACCGGCCCGGCCAAGGAATTCGAGGGCAAGGAACTGAGCCAGGATGCGGTGATCTGGGTCCGCGCCTTCGACTTCAAGTGA
- a CDS encoding tellurite resistance TerB family protein produces MDSKKVLDAILGGGAPRGAGGGLGEMLGQAASEVQAGMREGAAGKPIGSGSFAAIIGQVLGTAASGLQKAAQDVDARTGIGDKASQTLKEATGSNAGDLWAKARDLVGQNQTAAGATLGGLAALLLGTRAGRDIAAGTAKLGGLAMIGGLAYKAWQNYQAGKPIIDMGAGVEPPPERSAFGETADAAADQQTALLIVRAMIAAAAADGVVDQAERQSIVGGLSRAGLGAAETSFLEGEFAKPLTADALVVQVPSPEVAAQVYTAARLAINPDNAAETGFLARLATGLKLDPRLVSQLDAAAAGVQS; encoded by the coding sequence ATGGACTCGAAAAAGGTGCTCGATGCGATCCTGGGCGGCGGCGCGCCGCGGGGGGCAGGCGGCGGGCTCGGCGAGATGCTCGGGCAGGCGGCGAGCGAGGTCCAGGCGGGCATGCGCGAAGGTGCGGCCGGCAAGCCGATCGGCTCGGGCAGCTTTGCCGCGATCATCGGGCAGGTGCTCGGCACGGCGGCCTCCGGCCTGCAGAAGGCCGCCCAGGACGTCGATGCCCGCACCGGGATCGGCGACAAGGCCAGCCAGACGCTCAAGGAGGCGACGGGCTCGAATGCCGGCGATCTCTGGGCCAAGGCGCGCGATCTGGTCGGACAGAATCAGACGGCGGCCGGCGCGACGCTCGGCGGGCTCGCCGCGCTCCTGCTCGGCACCCGGGCCGGGCGCGACATCGCCGCCGGCACCGCGAAGCTCGGCGGCCTCGCGATGATCGGCGGCCTTGCCTACAAGGCGTGGCAGAATTATCAGGCCGGCAAGCCGATCATCGATATGGGTGCGGGCGTCGAGCCGCCGCCCGAAAGGAGCGCCTTCGGCGAGACCGCCGATGCAGCCGCCGACCAGCAGACCGCGCTCTTGATCGTGCGCGCGATGATCGCCGCGGCCGCAGCGGACGGCGTGGTCGATCAGGCCGAGCGTCAATCCATTGTCGGCGGGCTTTCCCGGGCGGGACTTGGGGCGGCCGAGACCAGCTTCCTGGAGGGCGAGTTCGCCAAGCCGCTGACGGCCGATGCGCTGGTCGTGCAGGTTCCGTCGCCGGAGGTTGCGGCGCAGGTCTATACGGCCGCCCGCCTCGCCATCAATCCCGACAACGCGGCCGAGACGGGCTTTCTCGCCCGTCTCGCCACCGGCCTGAAGCTCGATCCGAGGCTGGTCTCCCAGCTCGACGCCGCGGCGGCCGGGGTGCAATCCTAA
- the feoB gene encoding ferrous iron transport protein B, producing the protein MPNLTSSPRSRLKVALAGQQNAGKSTLFNALTGARQHIANYPGVTVEKKSGVYVDGDLKVEVVDLPGTYSLTSFSLEERVARDFLLRDKPDVIVNVIDASTLERSLPLTFQLIEMGVPVVAVVNMIDVAGRLGLNVDPDALGARLGVPVIASVGRRGVGIPELRAAIRQTADCAHVRSPNIVDYGALEDAVADIEHRLAGTSVRPAAISPRWLALALLDGGSEAETLLVGPAGEREAVAAAARQARETFEASAGTSASDHIIACRLRHALDTIQASVQDRRQGLPISERIDRVLLNRWLAPLFLLATIWLVYQLSIVQGYELTKVTWPLLASFRNWASSVLPAAGFLNDPFVRAFGLWMVDSVNTLLNYVPIFLILFSLIAILEDSGYMARIAFILDRILKRFGLHGQSTLPMVLAGVFAGGCAVPGVMATKAIPDLRARLATILTVPFMNCLAKVPLYTLLISMFFPDHKGLVLFYLSTITVVVALLVAKLLTVTVLRKMETAPFVMELPHYHLPTLTGVLRRAIDRTWLYVKKVGTIVVAVAAVIYVLLQYPDLSADRIAYFQGRAEAAIAEFHDRMAGNPHAAAVASQERLIDLINVFTAYRAEKLNAGGKSASDALDAAYSSRHPEFVPFLLRSADPNARKAASALKTLADERKTLRREMKEERLTVSILGRIGQALEPVTRFAGFDWRINVALLSSFAARESSVATLGVLFGSDDGEARRLEDRMEAQGQTNYTALTAVSLMLFFALYPPCLATMIMVRLQTASTRWMLFAIAFPTVLGLMVAGTVQLIGTAFALDGLTTISVVYGSALALFVIVGLYRSPREAWRAARSAPSPATTREIPS; encoded by the coding sequence ATGCCGAATCTGACTTCCTCTCCGCGGTCGCGGCTCAAGGTCGCTCTGGCCGGCCAGCAGAACGCCGGAAAATCGACGCTGTTCAACGCGCTCACCGGCGCGCGCCAGCACATCGCCAACTATCCCGGCGTGACGGTGGAGAAGAAGAGTGGCGTCTATGTCGACGGCGACCTCAAGGTCGAGGTGGTCGACCTGCCCGGCACCTACAGCCTCACCTCGTTCTCGCTTGAGGAGCGGGTGGCGCGGGATTTTCTGCTGCGCGACAAGCCGGACGTCATCGTCAACGTCATCGATGCTTCGACGCTCGAGCGCAGCCTGCCGCTGACGTTCCAGCTCATCGAGATGGGCGTGCCGGTCGTCGCAGTCGTCAACATGATCGACGTCGCCGGGCGGCTGGGTCTCAATGTCGACCCCGACGCGCTTGGTGCGCGGCTCGGCGTTCCGGTCATCGCCTCCGTCGGCCGGCGCGGCGTCGGCATTCCCGAGCTGCGCGCGGCCATCCGCCAGACGGCGGACTGCGCCCACGTCCGTTCGCCGAACATCGTCGATTACGGCGCGCTTGAGGACGCCGTCGCCGACATCGAGCACCGCCTTGCCGGAACGTCGGTACGGCCCGCCGCCATCTCGCCGCGCTGGCTGGCGCTCGCTTTGCTCGACGGCGGCAGCGAGGCGGAAACGCTGCTGGTTGGGCCCGCCGGGGAGCGCGAGGCGGTCGCCGCGGCCGCACGGCAGGCGCGCGAGACATTCGAGGCCAGCGCCGGCACCAGCGCCTCCGACCACATCATCGCCTGCCGCCTGCGCCATGCGCTGGACACCATACAGGCCTCCGTGCAGGACCGGCGGCAGGGCCTGCCGATCTCCGAGCGAATCGACCGCGTGCTGCTGAATCGCTGGCTGGCGCCGCTGTTCCTGCTGGCGACCATCTGGCTCGTCTACCAGCTCTCCATCGTGCAGGGCTACGAGCTGACCAAGGTCACCTGGCCGCTGCTGGCCAGCTTCCGCAACTGGGCCTCGAGCGTGCTGCCGGCCGCGGGCTTTCTCAACGACCCGTTCGTGCGCGCGTTCGGGCTGTGGATGGTCGATTCCGTCAACACCCTGCTCAATTACGTGCCGATCTTCCTCATCCTGTTCTCGCTGATCGCGATCCTGGAAGACAGCGGCTACATGGCGCGCATCGCCTTCATCCTCGACCGTATCCTCAAGCGCTTCGGCCTGCACGGCCAGTCGACGCTGCCGATGGTGCTGGCCGGCGTGTTCGCCGGCGGCTGCGCCGTGCCGGGGGTGATGGCGACCAAGGCGATTCCCGATCTGCGGGCGCGCCTTGCCACCATCCTCACCGTGCCGTTCATGAACTGCCTGGCCAAGGTGCCACTCTACACCCTGTTGATCTCCATGTTTTTCCCCGATCACAAGGGACTCGTGCTGTTCTACCTCTCCACCATCACCGTGGTGGTGGCGCTGCTGGTGGCGAAGCTGCTCACCGTCACCGTGCTGCGCAAGATGGAAACCGCGCCGTTCGTAATGGAGCTGCCGCACTACCACCTGCCGACGCTGACCGGCGTGCTGCGCCGCGCCATCGACCGCACGTGGCTCTATGTCAAGAAGGTCGGCACCATCGTCGTGGCGGTCGCCGCCGTCATCTACGTGCTGCTGCAGTATCCCGATCTTTCGGCCGACCGCATCGCCTATTTCCAGGGACGCGCCGAGGCGGCGATCGCCGAGTTCCACGACAGGATGGCCGGCAATCCCCACGCCGCCGCGGTGGCAAGCCAGGAGCGGCTGATCGACCTCATCAATGTCTTCACGGCCTATCGCGCCGAGAAGCTCAATGCCGGCGGCAAGAGCGCCAGCGATGCGCTCGACGCCGCCTATTCCAGCCGCCACCCGGAGTTCGTGCCCTTCCTGCTGCGCAGCGCAGACCCCAACGCGCGCAAGGCGGCGTCCGCACTCAAGACGCTCGCCGACGAGCGCAAGACCCTGCGCCGCGAGATGAAGGAGGAGCGCCTCACCGTCAGCATCCTCGGCCGCATCGGTCAGGCGCTGGAGCCGGTGACGCGGTTCGCCGGTTTCGACTGGCGCATCAATGTCGCGCTGCTCAGCTCGTTCGCCGCGCGCGAAAGCAGCGTGGCGACCCTCGGCGTGCTGTTCGGCTCCGATGACGGCGAGGCCAGGCGCCTCGAAGACCGGATGGAGGCGCAGGGACAGACGAACTACACCGCGCTCACCGCCGTCTCGCTGATGCTGTTCTTCGCGCTCTACCCGCCATGCCTCGCCACCATGATCATGGTGCGCCTGCAGACCGCCTCGACCCGCTGGATGCTGTTCGCCATCGCCTTCCCCACCGTGCTCGGGCTGATGGTGGCGGGCACCGTGCAGCTGATCGGTACGGCCTTTGCGCTCGACGGGCTGACGACGATCTCGGTGGTCTATGGCAGCGCGCTTGCGCTGTTCGTGATCGTCGGGCTCTATCGTTCGCCGCGCGAGGCATGGCGCGCCGCGCGTTCCGCTCCGTCACCGGCCACGACCAGGGAGATCCCGTCATGA
- a CDS encoding class I SAM-dependent methyltransferase, whose product MATTRHVRFWDRIADRYAARPIKDPTAYEAMLADAAGRLSPTDRVLEIGCGTGSTAIRLAPHAAEWTATDFSPEMLRIARAKPAPANLRFVLADAGSAFDGGPFDAICAFQVLHLVGDLPGTLARIHANLKPGGLLISKTWCFADMGLKLRSLFLALRLIGLFPAARALTKIALRQAIRDAGFEIVDERVFGTNPNGPYIVARRPARA is encoded by the coding sequence ATGGCCACGACGAGACACGTCAGGTTCTGGGACAGGATCGCCGACCGCTACGCGGCGCGGCCGATCAAGGACCCCACGGCCTATGAGGCGATGCTGGCCGACGCCGCCGGCCGCCTCAGCCCCACCGACCGGGTGCTGGAGATCGGCTGCGGCACCGGCTCGACCGCGATCCGCCTTGCGCCGCACGCGGCGGAGTGGACCGCGACCGACTTCTCGCCGGAGATGCTGCGCATCGCCCGCGCCAAGCCCGCGCCGGCAAACCTGCGCTTCGTCCTCGCCGATGCCGGGAGCGCCTTCGACGGCGGGCCCTTCGACGCGATCTGCGCCTTCCAGGTGCTGCATCTGGTGGGCGACCTGCCCGGCACGCTCGCGCGCATCCACGCCAATCTGAAGCCCGGCGGCCTGCTGATCAGCAAGACCTGGTGCTTCGCCGACATGGGACTCAAGCTGCGCAGCCTGTTCCTGGCCCTGCGCCTGATCGGCCTGTTTCCCGCCGCCAGGGCGCTGACCAAAATCGCGCTGCGCCAGGCTATCCGCGACGCCGGCTTCGAGATCGTCGACGAGCGCGTCTTCGGCACAAACCCCAACGGCCCCTACATCGTCGCCCGCAGGCCCGCGCGGGCCTGA
- a CDS encoding FeoA family protein: MTDIPMTDIPITETALGTVPVAASSGAWPGDDVPAPRLDHLHPGATCRVVALHGGGAVRRRLLDMGIVPSVHVEVIRNAPLRDPIEIRVHNTFMTLRRVEANRIEVLVGSDS; the protein is encoded by the coding sequence ATGACCGACATCCCCATGACCGACATCCCCATAACCGAGACCGCGTTGGGGACCGTGCCCGTCGCTGCCTCGTCCGGCGCGTGGCCGGGCGATGACGTGCCGGCGCCGCGCCTCGACCATCTTCATCCCGGCGCAACCTGCCGCGTGGTGGCCCTGCACGGCGGCGGCGCGGTGCGGCGGCGCCTGCTCGACATGGGGATCGTCCCCAGCGTCCATGTCGAGGTGATCCGCAACGCGCCGCTGCGCGATCCCATCGAGATCCGCGTCCACAACACATTCATGACGCTGCGCCGGGTCGAGGCCAACCGCATCGAGGTGCTGGTCGGCTCGGACTCGTGA